One region of Channa argus isolate prfri chromosome 20, Channa argus male v1.0, whole genome shotgun sequence genomic DNA includes:
- the tvp23b gene encoding Golgi apparatus membrane protein TVP23 homolog B isoform X2, whose translation MVTIILLLSCDFWTVKNITGRLMVGLRWWNQVDDDGQNHWVFESRKGTGKLQASDSESRIFWLGLIICPVLWVIFAFSTLFSFKIKWMPVVIMGLVLQGANLYGYVRCKVGGKTSLKNMATNYFGRQFLKQALSKEDES comes from the exons ATGGTCACAATCATCCTTCTACTCTCATGTGACTTCTGGACTGTAAAG AACATCACTGGAAGGTTGATGGTTGGTCTGAGGTGGTGGAACCAGGTAGACGATGACGGACAAAACCACTGGGTGTTTGAGTCAAGGAAG GGTACTGGAAAGCTACAGGCATCAGATTCTGAGTCGCGAATCTTCTGGCTTGGACTGATCATTTGTCCGGTCCTCTGGGTCATCTTTGCTTTCAGCACCCTCTTTTCTTTCAAGATTAAATGGATG CCTGTAGTGATCATGGGTCTGGTGCTGCAGGGGGCCAACCTTTACGGATACGTGCGGTGTAAAGTGGGAGGCAAGACCAGCTTAAAGAACATGGCTACAAATTATTTTGGACGCCAGTTTCTCAAACAG GCGCTGTCTAAAGAAGACGAATCGTAG
- the tvp23b gene encoding Golgi apparatus membrane protein TVP23 homolog B isoform X1 has translation MITDDTNDEDVSLFDAEEDAGKRQKKTNIRHPVASFFHLFFRVGAVLVYLLCEIYGTSFIACMVTIILLLSCDFWTVKNITGRLMVGLRWWNQVDDDGQNHWVFESRKGTGKLQASDSESRIFWLGLIICPVLWVIFAFSTLFSFKIKWMPVVIMGLVLQGANLYGYVRCKVGGKTSLKNMATNYFGRQFLKQALSKEDES, from the exons ATGATAACAGAC GATACCAATGATGAAgatgtgtctctgtttgatGCAGAGGAGGATGCaggaaaaaggcaaaagaaGACAAATATTAG GCACCCAGTGGCGTCCTTCTTCCACCTCTTCTTCAGAGTTGGTGCCGTCCTCGTGTACCTGCTCTGTGAGATTTATGGTACAAGTTTCATCGCCTGCATGGTCACAATCATCCTTCTACTCTCATGTGACTTCTGGACTGTAAAG AACATCACTGGAAGGTTGATGGTTGGTCTGAGGTGGTGGAACCAGGTAGACGATGACGGACAAAACCACTGGGTGTTTGAGTCAAGGAAG GGTACTGGAAAGCTACAGGCATCAGATTCTGAGTCGCGAATCTTCTGGCTTGGACTGATCATTTGTCCGGTCCTCTGGGTCATCTTTGCTTTCAGCACCCTCTTTTCTTTCAAGATTAAATGGATG CCTGTAGTGATCATGGGTCTGGTGCTGCAGGGGGCCAACCTTTACGGATACGTGCGGTGTAAAGTGGGAGGCAAGACCAGCTTAAAGAACATGGCTACAAATTATTTTGGACGCCAGTTTCTCAAACAG GCGCTGTCTAAAGAAGACGAATCGTAG